One window from the genome of Salvia splendens isolate huo1 chromosome 9, SspV2, whole genome shotgun sequence encodes:
- the LOC121749422 gene encoding uncharacterized protein LOC121749422, whose translation MDRERIAVIAMKGHPGSGKSTLATAIAKSLKCPLIDKDHFRDSTHEVQQALLLAQTPRAAAAKLLNDLSYEAMWRVASTQLGLGLRVVVDSPLSRRAHLDRLLDMSGGRVMVVECRPGDEAEWRRRLESRGRTEWHKPSTWREMEELLEAYGGCWDYDVADVPSLVFDTTAPVQIADLASRVVELVG comes from the coding sequence ATGGATAGGGAGAGAATAGCGGTAATCGCGATGAAAGGCCATCCTGGGAGCGGAAAGAGCACGCTGGCCACCGCCATAGCGAAATCCCTAAAATGCCCCCTGATCGACAAGGACCATTTCCGCGACTCCACCCACGAAGTCCAGCAGGCCCTCCTCCTGGCCCAAACGCCACGCGCAGCTGCGGCCAAGCTGCTCAACGACCTATCCTACGAGGCCATGTGGCGGGTGGCCTCGACGCAGCTGGGCCTGGGGCTGCGCGTGGTGGTTGACTCCCCTCTGTCGAGGCGGGCCCACCTCGACCGCTTGCTGGACATGAGCGGCGGCCGGGTGATGGTGGTCGAGTGCCGGCCCGGCGACGAAGCGGAGTGGCGGAGGCGGCTCGAGTCAAGGGGCCGGACGGAGTGGCACAAGCCGTCCACGTGGCGAGAGATGGAGGAGCTGTTGGAAGCGTACGGAGGGTGTTGGGATTATGACGTGGCTGACGTGCCCAGCCTCGTTTTCGATACTACGGCGCCGGTTCAGATCGCCGACTTGGCTTCCCGTGTTGTTGAGTTGGTTGGTTAA